The Dendropsophus ebraccatus isolate aDenEbr1 chromosome 10, aDenEbr1.pat, whole genome shotgun sequence genome has a segment encoding these proteins:
- the UBL4A gene encoding ubiquitin-like protein 4A isoform X1, which yields MQLTVKALKGKETNLQVSENDTILAVKRQVEEKLQVPVSQQRLLFRGKALSDEHSLSFYSIGPGARLNLMVKERSSLEVGGNTVWKSLAVILGKHFSPSDAERVLEYVQKDYERSLSLLSLDDVERLATRILHPQLPEAIDLGFLD from the exons ATGCAGCTTACGGTGAAAGCGTTGAAAGGGAAGGAGACCAACCTGCAG GTCTCTGAAAATGATACAATTCTTGCTGTGAAAAGACAAGTGGAAGAAAAGTTACAGGTGCCGGTATCCCAGCAGAGACTGCTGTTCAGGGGGAAAGCGCTGTCAG ACGAGCATAGTCTTTCTTTTTATTCTATTGGGCCTGGTGCAAGATTGAATCTAATGGTGAAGGAACGCTCCTCGCTGGAGGTTGGAGGGAACACTGTTTGGAAGTCCCTGGCTGTCATCCTGGGAAAGCATTTTAGCCCCTCTGATGCCGAGAGAGTGCTGGAGTATGTACAAAAG GACTACGAGCGCAGTCTATCCCTCCTCAGCCTGGATGACGTTGAACGACTGGCTACACGCATCCTCCACCCACAGCTGCCAGAAGCCATAGACCTGGGCTTTCTGGACTGA
- the UBL4A gene encoding ubiquitin-like protein 4A isoform X2: protein MQVSENDTILAVKRQVEEKLQVPVSQQRLLFRGKALSDEHSLSFYSIGPGARLNLMVKERSSLEVGGNTVWKSLAVILGKHFSPSDAERVLEYVQKDYERSLSLLSLDDVERLATRILHPQLPEAIDLGFLD, encoded by the exons GTCTCTGAAAATGATACAATTCTTGCTGTGAAAAGACAAGTGGAAGAAAAGTTACAGGTGCCGGTATCCCAGCAGAGACTGCTGTTCAGGGGGAAAGCGCTGTCAG ACGAGCATAGTCTTTCTTTTTATTCTATTGGGCCTGGTGCAAGATTGAATCTAATGGTGAAGGAACGCTCCTCGCTGGAGGTTGGAGGGAACACTGTTTGGAAGTCCCTGGCTGTCATCCTGGGAAAGCATTTTAGCCCCTCTGATGCCGAGAGAGTGCTGGAGTATGTACAAAAG GACTACGAGCGCAGTCTATCCCTCCTCAGCCTGGATGACGTTGAACGACTGGCTACACGCATCCTCCACCCACAGCTGCCAGAAGCCATAGACCTGGGCTTTCTGGACTGA
- the INVS gene encoding inversin: protein MSGPPQGSSLASPIHAAAITGDKATLLRIIGSSPDLTDQEDQLGRTPLMYSVLGDRRACAEALIRCGAQVNRCDRSGRTAVHLAAQTGNHRLLKLLLSRRADCTHRDLRDITALHLSTRHQDTRCLSLLLKHTPPGQVDAQDQRKQTALHWSAYYNRPRHVRLLVRHGSNIGIPDQEGKIPLHWAAGHKDPEAALTVRCLLEAAPTESLLNWQDYEGRTPLHLAVGDGNQEVVRLLTSYRGCNVAPYDNLFRTPLHWAALLGHTPIANLLLERNRSPNIPSDSQGATPLHYAAQGNSPDTVRVLLTHLSVRDEADLEGRTAFMWAAGKGSDEALKVMLELDPELEINRTDKYGGTALHAASLSGQISTVRILLDSGAQVDAADVMKHTPLFRACEMGHREVISTLIKGGAKVHLVDKDGRSPLHWAALGGNANVCQILMENNINPNAQDYEGRTPLHCAAYGGYIGCMEVLMENKADPNIQDKNGRTALHWSCNNGYLDAVKLLLHYNAFPNQMESTEERCTPLDYALLGGHQEVIQFMLEHGALSIAAIQDIAASKIQAVYKGHKVRRAFRDRKNLLMKHEQLRKDAAAKKREGENKRKVRSGQQVKDGQKEEKQVKTAEFVRDQQERHSGNEEQYKESKETSLKEIGNKTKLYQEGNTSPRFQDISLVLSKTSPRKVGQSQSTLSPSPRPEEPYHEGDTNRTQDDSKKCRKRRDSSNVTTPENVYHNHKESRRKSNKESRESSGSSGGGHRQDKEASQNIHKEEGTQKQSSRTHRQKREDLEIVTQKLGVYNITEPRSSRKKRESTNPVILIENKDTSREIEKQISRSYSARAGQRTADGKPSKCEERRSSGKVHRSSSGSHSRRIKHGDVEGKPVTCSLSSDISFRRSLTIPIPKESTKLGQSVTDWQQLDIELIPLEARLQLVEREKARKQLFQLKKQAAMVIQRAWRSYRSRRRRSNVKSFRPTRGYPA, encoded by the coding sequence ATGAGTGGGCCGCCCCAGGGCTCTTCCCTGGCCTCCCCTATCCATGCAGCTGCCATAACAGGGGACAAGGCTACTCTGCTGCGGATTATAGGCTCCAGTCCAGATCTGACTGACCAGGAGGACCAGCTGGGGAGGACTCCTCTGATGTACAGTGTCCTGGGTGACCGCAGGGCTTGTGCCGAGGCTCTAATTCGGTGTGGGGCCCAGGTGAACCGCTGTGATAGAAGTGGCAGGACGGCGGTACACCTGGCAGCTCAGACCGGCAACCATCGCCTGCTAAAACTCCTCCTGTCCCGTAGAGCAGACTGTACGCACCGTGATCTTCGGGACATCACTGCGTTACATCTGTCCACCCGTCACCAGGATAcccgctgtctctctctccttctcaaGCATACTCCACCCGGTCAAGTAGATGCCCAGGATCAAAGGAAACAGACGGCGCTGCACTGGAGTGCCTATTACAACCGACCCCGCCACGTCAGGTTATTGGTGAGACATGGATCCAACATTGGCATCCCTGACCAAGAAGGCAAGATACCTCTGCACTGGGCGGCTGGACATAAAGACCCAGAAGCCGCCCTAACCGTGCGTTGTTTGCTGGAAGCGGCCCCAACAGAGTCTTTACTGAACTGGCAAGACTATGAAGGGCGCACTCCTCTCCACCTCGCGGTGGGTGATGGTAATCAAGAGGTGGTCCGGCTTCTTACATCCTATCGGGGGTGTAACGTGGCACCATATGACAACCTCTTCCGTACCCCTTTACATTGGGCGGCACTATTGGGTCACACGCCTATAGCCAACCTCCTTCTGGAAAGAAACCGTTCTCCTAACATCCCCTCTGACAGTCAAGGAGCGACGCCTCTGCATTACGCTGCACAAGGGAATAGCCCCGATACCGTACGGGTTTTGCTCACTCACCTTTCAGTGAGGGATGAAGCCGATCTAGAGGGTCGGACCGCTTTTATGTGGGCAGCCGGGAAAGGAAGCGATGAAGCCCTAAAGGTTATGTTGGAGCTCGACCCAGAACTTGAGATAAACAGAACGGATAAATATGGCGGAACTGCCCTCCATGCCGCCTCCTTATCTGGGCAGATTAGTACTGTACGCATTCTCTTAGATAGTGGTGCCCAAGTGGATGCTGCGGATGTCATGAAGCACACGCCACTCTTTAGAGCTTGTgaaatggggcacagagaggtcaTCTCTACTCTGATCAAAGGAGGTGCCAAAGTGCATCTTGTGGACAAGGATGGGCGCTCTCCACTGCATTGGGCAGCCTTGGGGGGCAATGCTAATGTATGCCAAATACTTATGGAAAATAATATCAACCCTAATGCTCAGGACTATGAAGGGAGGACTCCGTTGCACTGTGCAGCCTATGGCGGTTATATTGGCTGCATGGAAGTATTAATGGAAAATAAGGCAGATCCCAACATCCAGGATAAGAATGGCCGCACGGCTTTGCACTGGTCCTGCAATAATGGCTACTTAGATGCTGTAAAACTACTCCTACACTATAATGCATTCCCCAACCAAATGGAAAGCACTGAAGAAAGATGCACTCCTCTAGATTATGCATTGCTTGGGGGGCATCAGGAGGTGATACAGTTTATGCTTGAACATGGTGCCCTCTCCATTGCTGCAATACAAGATATCGCTGCTTCCAAAATTCAAGCAGTCTACAAGGGGCACAAGGTGCGAAGGGCTTTTAGGGATAGGAAAAACCTGTTAATGAAACATGAGCAGCTGAGAAAAGATGCAGCCGCCAAAAAGCGTGAGGGCGAAAATAAGAGGAAAGTAAGAAGTGGTCAACAAGTCAAGGATGGGCAGAAAGAAGAAAAACAAGTTAAAACAGCAGAGTTTGTAAGGGACCAGCAGGAAAGGCATAGCGGTAATGAAGAGCAATATAAAGAAAGCAAAGAAACAAGCCTAAAAGAGATCGGCAATAAGACAAAGCTTTACCAAGAAGGTAACACTTCTCCAAGGTTCCAAGATATTAGTCTGGTTCTGAGCAAGACTAGTCCTCGAAAAGTAGGCCAGTCTCAAAGCACTTTATCACCAAGTCCACGACCTGAGGAGCCGTATCATGAGGGTGACACAAATAGGACTCAGGACGATAGTAAGAAATGTAGAAAGAGAAGAGACAGTAGTAATGTCACCACACCAGAGAACGTGTATCATAACCACAAAGAAAGTAGAAGGAAATCTAACAAGGAGAGCAGAGAAAGTTCTGGGTCTAGCGGTGGAGGACACAGACAAGATAAAGAAGCTTCTCAAAATATTCATAAAGAGGAAGGTACACAAAAGCAAAGCAGCAGAACGCATAGGCAGAAGAGAGAGGATCTGGAGATAGTTACCCAAAAGCTGGGAGTTTATAATATTACAGAACCAAGATCAAGTAGGAAAAAAAGAGAATCTACAAATCCAGTAATCCTTATAGAAAATAAAGATACTTCTAGAGAAATAGAAAAGCAAATATCAAGAAGTTACTCTGCCAGAGCGGGACAGAGAACGGCCGACGGGAAACCGTCTAAGTGTGAGGAGAGAAGGTCCTCTGGGAAGGTGCATCGTAGCTCTTCTGGTTCCCACTCGAGGAGGATTAAACATGGAGATGTAGAAGGAAAACCAGTAACCTGCTCCCTATCCAGCGATATCAGCTTCAGGAGGTCACTGACAATCCCCATTCCCAAAGAATCTACAAAGCTTGGTCAGAGTGTCACAGACTGGCAGCAGCTAGACATTGAGCTGATTCCATTGGAAGCGAGGCTGCAGTTGGTGGAGAGGGAGAAGGCAAGAAAGCAACTCTTTCAGCTGAAAAAACAAGCAGCTATGGTTATTCAGAGAGCCTGGCGGAGCTACCGGAGCAGAAGACGGCGCAGCAATGTAAAGTCTTTCCGCCCAACTCGAGGCTACCCAGCATAA